In Jejubacter calystegiae, the following are encoded in one genomic region:
- a CDS encoding DUF2755 family protein, with translation MADFTLSKPAVTGTKGKGSPLGNVAYALFVLFFFWVGSLLVDMLIQAPGVFEHLMQNSDTTRPQIEMGLGVGSLFGIGVFALGALLVGASVTALRLRRRHLRR, from the coding sequence ATGGCAGACTTTACTTTATCGAAACCGGCGGTGACCGGTACGAAAGGGAAAGGATCTCCCCTGGGCAACGTCGCCTACGCACTTTTCGTGCTGTTTTTTTTCTGGGTCGGCTCACTGCTGGTCGATATGCTGATCCAGGCGCCCGGCGTCTTTGAACATCTGATGCAGAACAGCGATACCACCCGCCCACAGATTGAAATGGGACTTGGGGTTGGCAGCCTGTTCGGGATTGGGGTTTTTGCCCTTGGCGCCCTGCTGGTGGGCGCCTCGGTAACCGCGTTACGCCTGCGGCGTCGTCATCTACGCCGCTAG